One stretch of Cyclopterus lumpus isolate fCycLum1 chromosome 10, fCycLum1.pri, whole genome shotgun sequence DNA includes these proteins:
- the ccdc85b gene encoding coiled-coil domain-containing protein 85B → MGSDGEIINRELSKMSDEDLLACSKEELVSRLRKEESEKISALIQRGRLIKEVNKQLQGHLHEIRELKVINQRLQEENVELRDLCCFLDDDRLKVKKLAREWQLFGHHAAKVMREDLGGYLKKLADLERMQDGLVKENLDLKELCLVLEEECVSRSDSSPGGSTELNLPCMVARDLGDGSSSTGSVGSPDQLHLVCSPDD, encoded by the coding sequence atgggTAGCGACGGTGAGATAATAAATAGAGAGCTGTCAAAGATGTCTGACGAGGATTTGCTGGCGTGCTCCAAAGAGGAGCTGGTGAGCCGGCTGCGTAAAGAGGAGTCGGAGAAAATATCAGCACTCATCCAGCGAGGACGGCTGATAAAAGAGGTAAATAAACAGCTGCAGGGACATCTCCACGAAATCAGGGAACTGAAAGTCATCAATCAGCGCCTGCAGGAGGAAAACGTGGAGCTGCGGGACCTGTGCTGCTTCCTTGACGACGACCGACTCAAAGTGAAGAAGCTGGCCAGGGAATGGCAGCTTTTCGGGCATCACGCTGCTAAAGTGATGAGGGAGGACCTGGGCGGTTACTTGAAAAAGCTCGCCGACCTGGAGCGCATGCAGGACGGACTGGTGAAGGAGAATTTGGACCTAAAGGAGCTGTGTCTGGTCCTGGAGGAGGAGTGTGTCAGTAGGAGTGACTCCAGCCCCGGAGGGTCCACCGAGCTCAACCTTCCCTGTATGGTGGCCCGGGACCTTGGGGACGGAAGCTCAAGCACAGGCAGCGTGGGAAGCCCAGACCAGCTCCATCTGGTGTGCTCACCTGATGACTGA
- the fosl1a gene encoding fos-related antigen 1a, with the protein MYRNFGRGNPMYTGSVSASNSLGTPNTTTTQQEQKFTMAGSSQFVPSLNAITTNQDLQWLVQPSLMHPPGPSRSPVPPYPTLSGARTLGPPPSHLLRPGVIRAATNTTISTRRRNDDHLSQEEMQRRRIRRERNKLAAAKCRNRRRELTDTLQSETDLLEDEKSKLQKEIAELQKQRDRLELVLEAHRPICKIEDSDSDSDPIPSTSSLGGIKLEPREFSRPGPSTKLPPKMEKPKPKITIPTKHVKLSASTTESDSLHTPVLTSTPSLLPFTAGMVFTYPSASLDTSASITSHATLHQGNNHQSQVPQHCGIAHRRSSSSGDQSDHSLHSPTILTL; encoded by the exons AAGTTTACAATGGCTGGCAGCAGTCAGTTTGTACCAAGCCTTAATGCCATCACAACCAACCAGGACCTCCAGTGGTTGGTCCAGCCCTCCCTCATGCATCCTCCGGGCCCTTCCCGATCTCCAGTACCCCCCTATCCAACCCTCTCAGGGGCACGGACTCTGGGTCCACCACCTTCCCATCTTCTCAGACCAGGAGTCATAAGAGCAGCAACAAACACTACTATTTCAACAAGGCGCAGGAACGATGACCAt TTATCTCAGGAAGAGATGCAGAGACGTAGAATACGAAGGGAGAGGAATAAATTGGCTGCAGCAAAATGTCGCAATCGCCGTCGGGAGCTGACAGACACACTGCAAAGT GAGACTGACCTGCTGGAGGATGAAAAGTCCAAATTACAGAAGGAAATAGCTGAATTACaaaagcagagagacaggcttGAGCTGGTCCTGGAGGCTCACCGTCCCATTTGTAAAATTGAGGACTCGGATTCAGATTCTGACCCAATCCCATCAACTTCCTCTTTGGGAGGCATCAAACTAGAGCCACGGGAGTTTAGCAGACCCGGACCCTCGACCAAACTGCCACCAAAGATGGAGAAGCCCAAACCAAAGATAACCATCCCCACCAAGCATGTGAAGTTGTCTGCCTCTACCACTGAATCCGATTCTCTCCACACCCCGGTTCTCACATCTACTCCCTCTCTCCTACCCTTCACAGCTGGTATGGTATTCACCTATCCCTCTGCCTCTTTAGACACTAGCGCCTCCATCACGTCCCATGCTACATTACACCAGGGAAACAACCACCAGTCTCAAGTCCCACAGCACTGTGGGATAGCTCAtcgccgcagcagcagcagtggagacCAATCGGATCACTCCCTGCACTCCCCGACCATCCTCACTCTGTGA